In one window of Pelorhabdus rhamnosifermentans DNA:
- a CDS encoding sigma 54-interacting transcriptional regulator — MSHQCLYSTYSADQLAKTLHAGLWSMTIFKDYPIDSDHEAIWTDDFRSILGFHDETEFPNMLVSWTARMHPDDRKRIVETFTSYVLDDSEQNSFDLEYQLCMKNGEYRWFRTVGTMIRQEQELPLQFLGTLFDIHERKIKEQQAEFFLTRFDLISQALTEGPWDMEVVFADPINEQNKFWWSPQFRHVLGFKDEHDFPNIFSSWSNIIHPDDKETTLQAFLEHLNDYSGKTPYSIDYRLRKQNGEYHWFHATGATVRDEQGKPLRVAGTIRDIDYEKRQLEESQERLNRYCEIFHTERTFVSPQMKSMVKNIEKYSKVDAPILITGESGVGKEVVADLIHQLSDRKAYPFLKINCGAIPDALLESELFGYEEGAFSGAKRGGKMGFFELANHGTVLLDEIGDLPFQLQVKILRFVQKRDFYRLGGKNLIRVDCRIIAATNRNLETMVLNKEFRADLFYRLQVLAIHIPALRERPGDIIPLTQHFLQVFNDKYHMHKTLSEDSYRIFTQYLWKGNVRELENLMERLMITTDTNLITAECLPEVMKQTLAVNSAQGYRGILNYKEAKEQFERQYFQQAIAMYGSTRKVAEKIQLDHSTIVKKAAKYDIPLLHWERR; from the coding sequence GTGAGTCATCAATGTTTGTATTCGACATATTCAGCAGATCAATTAGCCAAAACTCTTCATGCCGGTTTATGGAGCATGACTATTTTTAAGGATTATCCGATAGATTCTGATCATGAAGCTATCTGGACAGATGATTTTCGGAGCATACTTGGTTTTCATGATGAAACGGAATTTCCTAATATGCTTGTGAGCTGGACAGCAAGAATGCATCCTGATGACCGTAAGCGCATAGTAGAAACGTTTACTTCTTATGTATTAGATGATTCAGAACAGAATTCTTTTGATTTGGAATATCAACTGTGTATGAAAAATGGCGAATATCGATGGTTTCGTACTGTTGGGACAATGATACGACAGGAACAAGAACTGCCTTTGCAATTTCTTGGAACCTTATTTGATATTCATGAAAGAAAAATTAAGGAACAGCAAGCCGAATTTTTTTTAACACGATTTGATTTAATTAGTCAGGCATTGACTGAAGGTCCCTGGGACATGGAGGTTGTTTTTGCTGATCCTATTAATGAACAGAATAAATTTTGGTGGTCTCCACAATTTCGGCATGTTTTAGGGTTTAAAGATGAACATGACTTTCCCAATATCTTTAGTAGTTGGAGTAATATCATTCATCCAGATGACAAAGAAACTACGCTGCAAGCTTTTCTGGAGCATTTGAATGATTATTCTGGTAAGACACCTTATTCAATTGATTATCGTCTTCGCAAGCAAAACGGTGAGTACCATTGGTTTCATGCAACAGGTGCAACGGTTCGTGATGAGCAGGGCAAGCCATTGCGGGTGGCTGGAACGATCAGAGATATTGACTATGAAAAACGGCAATTAGAAGAATCCCAAGAGAGGTTGAATCGATATTGTGAGATCTTTCACACAGAACGGACTTTCGTAAGTCCTCAAATGAAAAGCATGGTAAAAAATATTGAAAAATACTCCAAAGTGGATGCGCCTATTTTAATTACTGGCGAATCAGGAGTAGGTAAAGAAGTTGTGGCTGATCTCATTCATCAGTTAAGTGACCGCAAGGCATATCCTTTTTTAAAAATTAATTGTGGAGCCATTCCTGATGCTTTATTAGAATCTGAGTTGTTCGGGTATGAAGAGGGCGCTTTTAGTGGTGCCAAGCGCGGGGGAAAGATGGGCTTTTTTGAATTGGCGAATCACGGTACGGTACTTTTGGATGAAATAGGAGATCTTCCTTTTCAACTGCAGGTAAAAATACTCCGCTTTGTTCAGAAGCGAGATTTTTATCGTCTAGGTGGTAAGAATTTAATTCGCGTGGATTGTCGAATAATTGCTGCTACGAATCGCAACTTGGAAACGATGGTGTTGAATAAAGAATTTCGTGCGGACTTATTTTATCGGTTGCAGGTTTTAGCAATACATATTCCGGCGCTTCGGGAACGACCTGGCGATATTATTCCTTTAACGCAGCATTTCCTGCAAGTATTTAATGATAAATATCATATGCATAAAACGCTTTCAGAGGACAGTTATCGTATTTTTACCCAATACTTATGGAAAGGCAATGTTCGCGAATTGGAGAATTTAATGGAACGGTTAATGATTACTACTGACACAAATCTGATTACAGCGGAGTGCCTACCGGAAGTAATGAAGCAGACGCTGGCAGTAAATTCGGCTCAAGGTTACCGGGGCATATTGAATTATAAAGAAGCAAAAGAACAATTTGAACGGCAATATTTTCAACAGGCGATTGCAATGTATGGCTCGACACGAAAGGTAGCAGAAAAAATTCAGTTGGATCATTCGACTATTGTGAAAAAAGCTGCTAAATATGATATTCCGTTGTTGCATTGGGAAAGACGCTAA
- a CDS encoding NAD(P)-dependent alcohol dehydrogenase encodes MKGLAMLRINEVGWINKEKPVINSYDALVRPLAVSPCTSDIHTVFEGALGDRHDMILGHEAVGEIVEVGSDVKEFKPGDKVVVPAITPDWRSLEVQAGFHQHSNGLLAGWKFSNFKDGVFGEYFHVNDADMNLAHLPDEIPLESAVMITDMMTTGFHGAELADIQLGSSVVVIGIGAVGLMAIAGSKLRGAGRIVGVGSRPVCVDAAKVYGATDIVNYRNGDIVKQIMDLTQGKGVDRVIMAGGGTETLGQAIHLVKPGGIVSNVNYHGTGDFLEVPRLAWGCGMAHKQIRGGLCPGGRLRMEMLIDLVKYRRVDLKPLVTHVFNGYNNIEKALLLMKDKPKDLIKPVVLID; translated from the coding sequence ATGAAAGGTTTGGCAATGTTACGTATTAATGAAGTAGGATGGATTAATAAGGAAAAACCGGTAATAAATTCATATGATGCGCTTGTTCGTCCCCTTGCTGTTTCACCATGTACGTCTGATATTCATACCGTTTTTGAAGGAGCTCTTGGTGATCGGCACGATATGATTTTAGGGCATGAAGCAGTAGGTGAAATCGTTGAAGTGGGTAGTGACGTAAAGGAGTTCAAGCCGGGTGATAAAGTGGTAGTTCCTGCAATTACTCCGGATTGGCGTTCTTTAGAAGTTCAGGCTGGATTTCATCAACATTCGAATGGATTATTAGCAGGCTGGAAATTTTCCAATTTTAAAGATGGCGTATTTGGTGAATATTTTCATGTCAATGATGCGGATATGAATTTGGCTCATTTGCCAGATGAAATACCGTTAGAAAGTGCTGTCATGATCACCGACATGATGACGACCGGATTCCATGGTGCTGAATTGGCGGATATTCAACTCGGATCAAGTGTTGTTGTTATTGGTATTGGTGCCGTTGGGTTAATGGCAATCGCCGGATCTAAACTCCGTGGCGCAGGGAGAATAGTTGGTGTAGGCAGCAGACCTGTCTGTGTCGATGCGGCCAAAGTCTATGGAGCTACTGATATTGTTAATTATAGAAATGGTGATATTGTTAAGCAAATTATGGATTTAACTCAGGGAAAAGGAGTGGATCGCGTCATTATGGCAGGTGGTGGTACGGAAACGCTTGGACAAGCCATTCATTTAGTTAAGCCTGGCGGAATTGTTTCTAATGTTAATTATCACGGCACTGGAGATTTTCTGGAAGTTCCTCGTTTAGCATGGGGGTGTGGAATGGCACACAAACAAATTAGAGGAGGCTTGTGCCCAGGAGGGCGTCTTCGGATGGAAATGTTAATTGATCTTGTAAAATATCGTCGCGTTGACTTAAAGCCTTTAGTTACTCATGTGTTTAATGGATATAACAATATTGAAAAGGCATTATTGCTTATGAAGGATAAACCGAAAGATTTGATTAAACCCGTTGTCTTGATTGACTGA
- the flgM gene encoding flagellar biosynthesis anti-sigma factor FlgM: MIILASLNQQAMKAYSGINKTLKAAKTNTQEVDEVVLPLTAQKFSRMLCDLKALSDVRRDRVQSISDRVARGTYHVDATTIADKMLSNTLNKNE; this comes from the coding sequence ATGATTATCTTAGCAAGTTTAAATCAGCAGGCAATGAAGGCTTACAGTGGTATAAACAAAACACTCAAAGCAGCAAAAACAAATACTCAGGAAGTGGACGAGGTTGTGCTTCCGCTTACTGCGCAAAAATTTAGTCGTATGCTGTGCGACTTGAAGGCGCTTTCTGATGTAAGGCGGGATCGGGTACAGTCTATTAGCGATCGCGTTGCACGAGGCACATATCATGTTGATGCCACTACCATTGCCGATAAAATGTTATCAAACACTCTTAATAAAAATGAGTAA
- a CDS encoding YlmC/YmxH family sporulation protein — translation MLKTSDLKLKEIINVLDGKRLGTITDIEIDVESGRLTAIIVPGAGRFLGMFGRSEDIVIPWEKINKIGLDVILVEAAGITDYKRIEQ, via the coding sequence ATTCTTAAAACATCAGATCTAAAATTAAAAGAAATCATTAATGTTCTTGATGGAAAGCGTTTAGGTACTATTACGGATATTGAAATTGATGTTGAAAGTGGACGACTTACAGCTATTATAGTGCCAGGTGCCGGACGATTTTTAGGTATGTTTGGACGCAGTGAAGATATCGTGATTCCATGGGAAAAAATTAATAAGATTGGTTTGGATGTGATACTTGTAGAAGCCGCAGGTATTACAGACTACAAGCGTATTGAACAGTGA
- a CDS encoding M23 family metallopeptidase — MFLVKCIRYYCQEKWHRFRKKTSSKQLAKQEALREYTLMLVPHKGHKVIRLRLPVKLVKGTGIVLCMLLVIVGGTIINYRNAASDASVDKQELEKLRQINQAQTSQIEELAKTTSVLQEDMNRLNKLDTDIRQLVNSEQLPTSRGVSGRSGYGGQGGPVVKPTLLQLQTLVGELQSDVQVREENLISLKDMLVARNARLAATPAIWPVTGEVTSRFGWRSSPWGDGGGDWHPGIDIAGDYGTPIVATADGVVDYSGWYGGYGNLVKISHGNGIETMYGHCSQIAAHVGQQVRKGEVIAYMGSTGNSTGTHCHYEVRLNGTAVNPESFL, encoded by the coding sequence GTGTTTTTAGTTAAATGTATTCGCTATTATTGCCAAGAAAAATGGCATCGTTTTAGAAAAAAGACAAGTTCTAAACAACTGGCCAAACAGGAAGCGCTACGGGAGTATACTCTAATGCTTGTACCGCATAAAGGTCACAAAGTCATTCGCTTGCGGCTACCAGTCAAATTGGTTAAGGGCACAGGAATTGTTTTGTGTATGCTGTTGGTTATTGTCGGTGGGACAATAATTAATTATAGAAACGCAGCCAGTGATGCAAGTGTAGATAAACAAGAACTGGAGAAACTGCGACAAATCAACCAAGCACAAACCAGCCAAATTGAAGAATTAGCTAAGACAACATCTGTGTTGCAAGAAGACATGAACAGACTGAATAAGCTGGATACCGATATTCGTCAATTGGTAAACAGTGAACAATTGCCAACTTCCCGCGGAGTTAGCGGGCGTTCGGGGTATGGTGGACAAGGCGGACCAGTGGTAAAACCTACATTATTACAGCTCCAAACATTGGTGGGGGAGTTACAGTCGGATGTTCAAGTTAGAGAGGAAAATCTCATATCCCTTAAGGATATGTTAGTTGCACGCAATGCCCGCCTTGCGGCTACTCCAGCTATTTGGCCTGTCACTGGTGAAGTTACTTCGCGCTTTGGTTGGAGAAGTTCACCGTGGGGTGATGGAGGCGGTGATTGGCATCCAGGCATAGATATTGCTGGTGATTACGGAACACCGATTGTTGCCACCGCCGATGGTGTTGTTGATTATAGTGGTTGGTACGGTGGTTACGGCAATTTGGTAAAAATTAGCCATGGAAATGGCATTGAAACGATGTATGGTCATTGCTCTCAAATAGCGGCACATGTAGGTCAGCAGGTTAGAAAAGGTGAAGTGATTGCCTATATGGGAAGTACAGGAAACAGCACAGGAACACATTGTCATTATGAAGTCAGGCTGAATGGAACTGCGGTTAATCCGGAAAGCTTTTTGTAA
- a CDS encoding bactofilin family protein, with protein sequence MFGKKGSVISGFSDETMETVIGKDTKITGNIEATGTIRIDGQVEGEIMTKGDVIIGETGVVRAKVKAHGATIAGNIYGNIEITEKFEISPTGKMYGDIKTGTLSIGEGAIFKGTCEMNDDENESKTNEKPVILVEAAGNTDYKRIEQ encoded by the coding sequence ATGTTTGGTAAAAAGGGATCAGTAATTTCTGGTTTTAGTGATGAGACAATGGAAACGGTGATCGGTAAAGATACTAAAATTACCGGCAATATCGAAGCCACTGGCACTATACGGATTGATGGACAAGTAGAAGGAGAAATAATGACGAAAGGTGACGTCATTATCGGCGAAACCGGAGTTGTAAGAGCAAAAGTTAAAGCCCATGGAGCTACCATTGCCGGAAATATATACGGCAATATTGAGATCACGGAGAAGTTTGAAATATCGCCGACTGGGAAAATGTATGGAGATATAAAGACCGGTACCTTAAGTATTGGAGAAGGAGCCATATTTAAGGGCACTTGCGAGATGAATGATGACGAAAATGAAAGTAAGACGAATGAGAAACCGGTGATACTTGTAGAAGCCGCAGGTAATACAGACTACAAGCGCATTGAACAGTGA
- a CDS encoding HAD-IIA family hydrolase, translating into MLAEEYDVFLIDLDGVIYIGNRLLPGSKETIEKLRNCGKKVYFLTNDPRFLRQELCERLSYLGINASQEDFITSGWATANYLVQHAIQEVYVIGTESLKKEILNQGIKVVEQGDCQGVVVGYSENATFYEVQQAVRYIEKGAKFIATNDDKSFPSADGRCVATGAIVQAVQVSCEQRPIIIGKPYSHMFHMALKNVACNNRVVMIGDSPDTDILGAHQYGINAILMEEKQFCYPVKCDYRYPNAKIKNLMDLFSPNRSSLCGNSPDFPWPDTIEPGVAAVLFNEQDQIFLVKRVDNGLWGLPSGHVEIAETVAEAISRELCEETGLIVTAEKLVGVYSDPVTQVFSYPSGKITHFITLCFLCRIRGGELQVDRKEISEAAFFDIGQLPSNMMVMHPRWLSDALAHLDLAFIR; encoded by the coding sequence ATGCTTGCAGAAGAATATGATGTGTTTTTAATTGATCTTGATGGAGTCATTTACATTGGAAATCGACTTTTACCAGGAAGTAAAGAAACAATAGAAAAACTGAGAAATTGCGGGAAAAAGGTTTATTTTTTGACCAATGATCCTCGATTTTTGCGTCAAGAATTATGTGAACGCTTATCATATCTCGGAATAAACGCTAGTCAAGAAGATTTTATTACATCTGGTTGGGCTACGGCGAATTATTTAGTTCAACATGCTATCCAGGAGGTCTATGTGATTGGTACAGAGAGCTTAAAAAAGGAAATTTTGAATCAAGGCATAAAAGTAGTGGAACAGGGTGATTGTCAGGGGGTGGTAGTTGGCTATTCTGAAAATGCTACCTTTTACGAAGTTCAACAGGCAGTAAGGTATATTGAAAAAGGTGCAAAATTTATTGCTACGAATGATGATAAATCGTTTCCTAGTGCAGACGGACGATGTGTGGCTACAGGTGCAATTGTTCAAGCTGTACAAGTGAGCTGTGAACAGCGTCCCATTATTATAGGTAAGCCTTATTCGCATATGTTCCATATGGCACTGAAGAATGTAGCGTGTAATAACCGGGTGGTGATGATTGGCGATAGCCCAGATACCGATATTTTAGGCGCACATCAATATGGAATTAATGCAATATTAATGGAAGAAAAGCAATTTTGTTATCCAGTAAAATGTGATTATCGTTATCCGAATGCTAAAATTAAAAATCTGATGGATTTGTTTAGCCCTAATCGTAGTTCATTGTGTGGGAACTCGCCGGATTTTCCCTGGCCGGACACCATCGAACCGGGGGTCGCAGCGGTGCTTTTCAACGAACAGGATCAGATTTTTTTGGTTAAACGCGTAGATAATGGGCTTTGGGGCTTGCCGTCAGGTCATGTGGAAATTGCTGAGACGGTTGCTGAAGCGATTAGTCGGGAATTATGTGAAGAAACAGGACTTATTGTAACTGCTGAAAAATTGGTGGGAGTATATTCAGATCCGGTTACACAAGTTTTTAGTTATCCATCAGGTAAAATTACCCATTTCATTACTTTGTGCTTTCTGTGTAGAATCAGGGGAGGAGAGTTGCAAGTGGATCGTAAAGAGATTAGTGAGGCTGCTTTTTTCGATATTGGGCAATTGCCTTCGAATATGATGGTTATGCATCCGCGATGGTTATCGGATGCTTTAGCCCATTTAGATTTGGCATTTATTAGATAG
- a CDS encoding pyridoxal-phosphate dependent enzyme: MVNKLKELGIKEVVEDSSGNAGAAFAGYCAAAGIKGNIYLPENTSPGKIKQVNAYRANVVKVPGMREDTAKAILKAAENTYYASHVYNPLFFEGTKSLAYEIYEQIDIPDYIVVPAGNGTMLLGVYRGFKELGKLPRIIAVQSKNCAPLFSKFKNRPVGGNKLWLKELRFKNQRE, encoded by the coding sequence ATGGTGAATAAATTAAAAGAATTAGGTATTAAAGAAGTTGTTGAAGATTCATCTGGTAATGCTGGAGCGGCATTTGCTGGGTATTGTGCTGCGGCAGGAATAAAGGGCAATATCTACTTACCAGAGAACACATCGCCAGGGAAAATTAAACAAGTTAATGCTTATAGAGCAAATGTAGTTAAGGTTCCAGGAATGCGTGAAGACACTGCAAAAGCAATATTAAAAGCAGCAGAAAACACCTATTATGCTTCACATGTCTACAATCCCTTGTTTTTTGAGGGAACTAAATCTCTTGCGTATGAAATTTATGAGCAAATTGATATTCCTGATTATATTGTTGTGCCTGCTGGTAATGGAACAATGTTATTAGGAGTTTATAGAGGCTTTAAGGAACTAGGAAAACTTCCTCGTATTATTGCTGTTCAAAGTAAAAATTGTGCACCTTTATTCAGCAAATTTAAAAATCGGCCAGTTGGTGGAAACAAACTGTGGCTGAAGGAATTGCGATTCAAGAACCAAAGAGAATAG
- a CDS encoding pyridoxal-phosphate dependent enzyme: MAEGIAIQEPKRIDEMIEAIKESNGDVITVDDENVIETQKVLGEMGIYIEVTSGAAVAGMLQYFNETYDEKLKIVVPLTGMGLKK; the protein is encoded by the coding sequence GTGGCTGAAGGAATTGCGATTCAAGAACCAAAGAGAATAGACGAAATGATCGAGGCTATAAAAGAGAGCAATGGCGATGTGATTACTGTTGATGATGAAAATGTAATAGAAACTCAGAAAGTGCTTGGAGAAATGGGTATTTATATCGAGGTAACATCAGGGGCTGCTGTTGCTGGAATGCTGCAATATTTTAATGAAACATATGATGAAAAGCTTAAGATAGTTGTTCCTTTAACAGGTATGGGACTGAAAAAATAG
- a CDS encoding sn-glycerol-1-phosphate dehydrogenase yields MKIDVKEFGRECSCGQKHTIFVKDIFIEKNAIEKLPALLESEGYSQYKNPLVICDENTFIAAGERVIAMLGCGCIKLTSENLHANEIAVGKVEKQLLQDIDLLIAVGSGTIHDITRYVANEMKIPFISIPTAASVDGFVSTVAAMTWHGFKKSFSSSSPICVVADSEIFSKAPYRLTASGISDLLGKYTALADWKISHIVTGEYLCQHIFDLTKDAVNMVANSLDNIHAGKAEACEKLMYGLLLSGLAMQMMGNSRPASGAEHHMSHLWEMEILNPIIEAYHGEKVSVGLRLAIYKYQQMKADIRAGKVHIIDKYNGLETEALQQSFGAKGMYETIVKENAPDPLARVDLKVLAEKLPEVLAVLDDLPSVKKIEGMLTSAKCVMTMKEIGLNEDLVERTLQLSPYIRNRLTFMRLIKLFV; encoded by the coding sequence ATGAAAATTGATGTTAAAGAGTTTGGTAGAGAGTGCAGTTGTGGGCAAAAGCACACGATTTTTGTAAAAGATATTTTTATTGAAAAGAATGCAATTGAAAAATTACCAGCGTTGTTAGAAAGCGAAGGTTATAGTCAATACAAAAACCCGTTGGTAATTTGTGATGAAAATACATTTATTGCGGCAGGTGAGCGGGTTATTGCAATGCTTGGTTGTGGCTGTATCAAATTAACATCAGAAAATTTGCATGCGAATGAAATCGCTGTGGGCAAAGTAGAAAAACAATTGCTACAGGATATCGATCTTTTGATTGCGGTCGGTTCAGGCACGATACATGATATTACGCGTTATGTAGCTAATGAAATGAAAATCCCGTTTATTTCTATACCGACGGCAGCGAGTGTTGATGGCTTCGTATCAACGGTTGCTGCGATGACGTGGCATGGCTTCAAAAAAAGTTTTTCGTCGAGTTCTCCGATTTGCGTCGTTGCGGATAGTGAAATATTTTCCAAGGCGCCGTATCGTTTGACGGCATCGGGGATCTCTGACTTACTCGGCAAATATACGGCACTTGCCGATTGGAAAATATCGCATATCGTTACAGGTGAATATCTTTGCCAACATATATTTGATCTAACGAAGGATGCGGTCAATATGGTTGCTAATTCCTTAGATAATATTCATGCCGGTAAAGCAGAAGCTTGTGAAAAACTCATGTATGGTTTGTTGCTTTCGGGACTGGCCATGCAGATGATGGGGAATTCTCGCCCAGCGTCCGGTGCGGAGCATCATATGTCGCATCTGTGGGAAATGGAAATCCTCAATCCAATAATTGAAGCCTATCACGGCGAAAAGGTTTCTGTCGGTTTGCGGTTAGCAATTTATAAATATCAGCAGATGAAAGCAGATATTCGCGCTGGAAAAGTGCATATTATTGATAAATATAATGGTCTGGAAACGGAAGCTTTACAGCAATCTTTTGGGGCTAAGGGTATGTACGAAACGATTGTTAAAGAAAATGCACCAGATCCATTGGCAAGGGTTGATTTAAAGGTGCTGGCAGAAAAATTGCCAGAGGTATTAGCAGTGCTGGATGATTTGCCAAGTGTGAAAAAAATCGAAGGGATGCTTACCTCCGCTAAATGTGTAATGACAATGAAGGAAATTGGTTTGAACGAAGATTTAGTGGAAAGAACGTTACAATTGTCGCCATATATCCGCAATAGGCTGACATTTATGCGCTTAATAAAATTATTTGTCTGA
- a CDS encoding class II aldolase/adducin family protein, whose translation MGQCKRLQVYCPAVIFNDHGPFSWGKSAAEAVHNAVILEEISKMAYYTELMSPNNVIGPSLMNKHFLRKHGKNAYYGQK comes from the coding sequence TTGGGGCAATGTAAGCGGCTCCAAGTATACTGTCCGGCGGTTATTTTTAACGATCACGGACCGTTTAGTTGGGGTAAAAGTGCAGCGGAGGCAGTTCATAATGCGGTCATCTTGGAAGAGATTTCTAAAATGGCATATTATACAGAATTAATGTCGCCAAACAATGTGATAGGTCCTAGTTTAATGAATAAACATTTTTTGCGAAAACACGGAAAAAACGCATATTATGGACAAAAATAA